From the Diospyros lotus cultivar Yz01 chromosome 13, ASM1463336v1, whole genome shotgun sequence genome, one window contains:
- the LOC127789247 gene encoding uncharacterized protein LOC127789247 isoform X1: MYFHSPLQSRYSGSECVSNFSQLPVRRQPPSSLSVIKFSSDNCIKRRLRSRWCTLRMESTTGDSPSHRADTIVPLSNFVEDNDPPMLSSQTLEALKEYLSEQGTWESLAEVEEEEVALVAEDWRLSQFWYDRNTAETVAKEVLTLCHSLDSPSVACVACPTLYAYLKKFDAEVNAQLLEFDNRFQQYGSEFTFYDYNRPEDLPTSLKHSYPIIVADPPYLSKECLEKVSQTISFLSRPGKCYLLLLTGEVQKDIAAELLDLRLCGFRPQHSSKLGNEFRLFTNYNPGTRLGGWEQVQ; the protein is encoded by the exons ATGTATTTCCACAGTCCACTCCAGTCACGATATTCCGGATCAGAATGCGTCTCAAATTTCTCCCAACTTCCCGTACGTCGCCAGCCGCCATCGTCTCTCTCGGTGATAAAG TTCAGCAGTGACAATTGCATAAAGCGGAGGCTTCGATCAAGGTGGTGCACATTGAGAATGGAGTCCACAACCGGAGACTCGCCTAGCCACAGAGCAGATACTATAGTCCCACTAAGCAATTTTGTTGAGGACAATGATCCTCCCATGTTGAGTTCTCAGACCCTCGAAGCACTCAAAGAATACCTATCTGAGCAGGGGACTTGGGAATCTTTGGCAGAGGTGGAGGAGGAAGAGGTAGCACTAGTCGCAGAGGATTGGCGGCTCAGCCAGTTCTGGTATGACAGAAACACTGCGGAGACTGTGGCAAAAGAAGTTCTCACTCTTTGCCACTCCCTTGATTCCCCGTCAGTCGCCTGCGTTGCCTGCCCTACTCTTTATGCCTATCTCAAG AAATTTGATGCTGAGGTAAATGCTCAACTTCTTGAGTTTGACAACCGATTTCAgcagtatggaagtgaatttaCATTTTATGACTACAACCGGCCAGAAGATCTTCCGACATCATTGAAGCATTCATACCCTATAATAGTCGCTGATCCTCCTTATTTG AGCAAAGAATGCTTGGAGAAAGTGAGCCAAACAATTTCGTTCCTCTCAAGACCAGGAAAATGCTACCTACTTCTGCTCACTG GAGAGGTGCAGAAGGATATAGCTGCAGAGCTTTTAGATTTACGCCTGTGTGGTTTTCGACCTCAGCACTCAAGCaaacttggcaatgagtttcgACTCTTCACCAATTACAATCCTGGGACAAGATTAGGCGGGTGGGAGCAAGTGCAATAA
- the LOC127789247 gene encoding uncharacterized protein LOC127789247 isoform X2 gives MRLKFLPTSRTSPAAIVSLGDKGLSSQIAQRKKFSSDNCIKRRLRSRWCTLRMESTTGDSPSHRADTIVPLSNFVEDNDPPMLSSQTLEALKEYLSEQGTWESLAEVEEEEVALVAEDWRLSQFWYDRNTAETVAKEVLTLCHSLDSPSVACVACPTLYAYLKKFDAEVNAQLLEFDNRFQQYGSEFTFYDYNRPEDLPTSLKHSYPIIVADPPYLSKECLEKVSQTISFLSRPGKCYLLLLTGEVQKDIAAELLDLRLCGFRPQHSSKLGNEFRLFTNYNPGTRLGGWEQVQ, from the exons ATGCGTCTCAAATTTCTCCCAACTTCCCGTACGTCGCCAGCCGCCATCGTCTCTCTCGGTGATAAAG GGCTTTCTTCCCAAATAGCTCAGCGAAAAAAG TTCAGCAGTGACAATTGCATAAAGCGGAGGCTTCGATCAAGGTGGTGCACATTGAGAATGGAGTCCACAACCGGAGACTCGCCTAGCCACAGAGCAGATACTATAGTCCCACTAAGCAATTTTGTTGAGGACAATGATCCTCCCATGTTGAGTTCTCAGACCCTCGAAGCACTCAAAGAATACCTATCTGAGCAGGGGACTTGGGAATCTTTGGCAGAGGTGGAGGAGGAAGAGGTAGCACTAGTCGCAGAGGATTGGCGGCTCAGCCAGTTCTGGTATGACAGAAACACTGCGGAGACTGTGGCAAAAGAAGTTCTCACTCTTTGCCACTCCCTTGATTCCCCGTCAGTCGCCTGCGTTGCCTGCCCTACTCTTTATGCCTATCTCAAG AAATTTGATGCTGAGGTAAATGCTCAACTTCTTGAGTTTGACAACCGATTTCAgcagtatggaagtgaatttaCATTTTATGACTACAACCGGCCAGAAGATCTTCCGACATCATTGAAGCATTCATACCCTATAATAGTCGCTGATCCTCCTTATTTG AGCAAAGAATGCTTGGAGAAAGTGAGCCAAACAATTTCGTTCCTCTCAAGACCAGGAAAATGCTACCTACTTCTGCTCACTG GAGAGGTGCAGAAGGATATAGCTGCAGAGCTTTTAGATTTACGCCTGTGTGGTTTTCGACCTCAGCACTCAAGCaaacttggcaatgagtttcgACTCTTCACCAATTACAATCCTGGGACAAGATTAGGCGGGTGGGAGCAAGTGCAATAA
- the LOC127789247 gene encoding uncharacterized protein LOC127789247 isoform X3 yields the protein MESTTGDSPSHRADTIVPLSNFVEDNDPPMLSSQTLEALKEYLSEQGTWESLAEVEEEEVALVAEDWRLSQFWYDRNTAETVAKEVLTLCHSLDSPSVACVACPTLYAYLKKFDAEVNAQLLEFDNRFQQYGSEFTFYDYNRPEDLPTSLKHSYPIIVADPPYLSKECLEKVSQTISFLSRPGKCYLLLLTGEVQKDIAAELLDLRLCGFRPQHSSKLGNEFRLFTNYNPGTRLGGWEQVQ from the exons ATGGAGTCCACAACCGGAGACTCGCCTAGCCACAGAGCAGATACTATAGTCCCACTAAGCAATTTTGTTGAGGACAATGATCCTCCCATGTTGAGTTCTCAGACCCTCGAAGCACTCAAAGAATACCTATCTGAGCAGGGGACTTGGGAATCTTTGGCAGAGGTGGAGGAGGAAGAGGTAGCACTAGTCGCAGAGGATTGGCGGCTCAGCCAGTTCTGGTATGACAGAAACACTGCGGAGACTGTGGCAAAAGAAGTTCTCACTCTTTGCCACTCCCTTGATTCCCCGTCAGTCGCCTGCGTTGCCTGCCCTACTCTTTATGCCTATCTCAAG AAATTTGATGCTGAGGTAAATGCTCAACTTCTTGAGTTTGACAACCGATTTCAgcagtatggaagtgaatttaCATTTTATGACTACAACCGGCCAGAAGATCTTCCGACATCATTGAAGCATTCATACCCTATAATAGTCGCTGATCCTCCTTATTTG AGCAAAGAATGCTTGGAGAAAGTGAGCCAAACAATTTCGTTCCTCTCAAGACCAGGAAAATGCTACCTACTTCTGCTCACTG GAGAGGTGCAGAAGGATATAGCTGCAGAGCTTTTAGATTTACGCCTGTGTGGTTTTCGACCTCAGCACTCAAGCaaacttggcaatgagtttcgACTCTTCACCAATTACAATCCTGGGACAAGATTAGGCGGGTGGGAGCAAGTGCAATAA
- the LOC127789246 gene encoding rhomboid-like protein 15 isoform X2 yields the protein MYRIYTSILFHGSLLHVMFNMLALVPLGSELERIMGSVRLSYVTILLATSNAIFHLLIAFLVAHNPFRSSNYLMNECAIGYSGILFSMIVIETSLSGVQSRSVFGLFNVPAQWYAWILLVVIQLLVTNVSLLGHLCGILSGFAYTYGLFNMLIPGSSFFSWIESSPWLSSCARRPKFIACTGGNTSGYIPTHTSQSLTSSGLLSGNVWRNFSSWMPQRETSSQSAENDSRFPGAGRTLGSASSQTASAGNPDSSLQARLLDNDNTTDHPSPTGESATGQQLTDGRQRTVDSAAVPVTRVPSHQGSAEDIQKLVAMGFERTQVEVALSAADGDVNVAVEILMSQQV from the exons A TGTACAGGATCTATACCTCAATACTTTTTCATGGTTCTTTACTTCATGTGATGTTCAATATGTTAGCTTTGGTTCCTTTGGGATCTGAGCTTGAGAGAATTATGGGATCTGTCCGCTTGAGCTATGTGACAATTTTGCTGGCCACAAGCAATGCCATATTTCACCTTCTTATAGCTTTTTTGGTAGCTCATAATCCTTTTCGTTCTTCCAATTATCTCATGAACGAGTGTGCTATAGGCTACTCGGGGATCCTGTTCTCTATGATTGTGATAGAGACAAGTTTAAGTGGAGTTCAATCTAGAAG TGTGTTTGGACTTTTCAATGTGCCTGCTCAATG GTATGCATGGATCTTATTGGTGGTTATCCAGCTTCTTGTGACAAACGTATCCCTACTTGGACATCTCTGTGGTATTTTGTCTGGATTTGCAT ATACTTATGGGTTATTCAACATGTTAATTCCCGGGTCATCCTTTttttcatggattgaatcaTCCCCATGGCTT TCATCATGTGCTAGGAGACCGAAATTTATAGCATGCACAGGCGGGAATACTTCAGGCTACATTCCCACTCACACAAGTCAAAGTCTAACATCCAG TGGGTTGCTTTCAGGAAATGTTTGGAGGAACTTCTCATCATGGATGCCACAAAGAGAGACCTCTTCTCAG TCTGCTGAAAACGATAGTAGGTTTCCTGGAGCAGGAAGAACGCTTGGTTCTGCTTCAAGTCAAACAGCATCTGCTGGCAATCCCGATTCAAGCTTACAGGCTAGACTCCTGGACAATGACAACACAACAGACCATCCATCGCCAACAGGAGAAAGTGCTACTGGCCAACAGTTGACAGATGGAAG ACAGCGGACAGTTGATAGTGCAGCTGTGCCGGTCACCAGAGTGCCGAGTCATCAG GGCTCTGCTGAAGACATACAGAAACTTGTCGCCATGGGTTTTGAAAGG ACGCAAGTGGAAGTGGCGTTGTCTGCTGCTGATGGGGATGTGAACGTAGCTGTGGAAATTCTCATGAGCCAGCAG GTATGA
- the LOC127789246 gene encoding rhomboid-like protein 15 isoform X1 produces MDCCSCFYISSSSHVRRMMLLTLTVFFSFLSSPLFLFAVYRIYTSILFHGSLLHVMFNMLALVPLGSELERIMGSVRLSYVTILLATSNAIFHLLIAFLVAHNPFRSSNYLMNECAIGYSGILFSMIVIETSLSGVQSRSVFGLFNVPAQWYAWILLVVIQLLVTNVSLLGHLCGILSGFAYTYGLFNMLIPGSSFFSWIESSPWLSSCARRPKFIACTGGNTSGYIPTHTSQSLTSSGLLSGNVWRNFSSWMPQRETSSQSAENDSRFPGAGRTLGSASSQTASAGNPDSSLQARLLDNDNTTDHPSPTGESATGQQLTDGRQRTVDSAAVPVTRVPSHQGSAEDIQKLVAMGFERTQVEVALSAADGDVNVAVEILMSQQV; encoded by the exons ATGGACTGTTGTTCATGTTTCTACATTTCATCCTCATCGCATGTGAGGCGAATGATGCTATTGACGTTAActgtgtttttttcttttttgtcctCCCCCCTTTTCTTATTTGCAGTGTACAGGATCTATACCTCAATACTTTTTCATGGTTCTTTACTTCATGTGATGTTCAATATGTTAGCTTTGGTTCCTTTGGGATCTGAGCTTGAGAGAATTATGGGATCTGTCCGCTTGAGCTATGTGACAATTTTGCTGGCCACAAGCAATGCCATATTTCACCTTCTTATAGCTTTTTTGGTAGCTCATAATCCTTTTCGTTCTTCCAATTATCTCATGAACGAGTGTGCTATAGGCTACTCGGGGATCCTGTTCTCTATGATTGTGATAGAGACAAGTTTAAGTGGAGTTCAATCTAGAAG TGTGTTTGGACTTTTCAATGTGCCTGCTCAATG GTATGCATGGATCTTATTGGTGGTTATCCAGCTTCTTGTGACAAACGTATCCCTACTTGGACATCTCTGTGGTATTTTGTCTGGATTTGCAT ATACTTATGGGTTATTCAACATGTTAATTCCCGGGTCATCCTTTttttcatggattgaatcaTCCCCATGGCTT TCATCATGTGCTAGGAGACCGAAATTTATAGCATGCACAGGCGGGAATACTTCAGGCTACATTCCCACTCACACAAGTCAAAGTCTAACATCCAG TGGGTTGCTTTCAGGAAATGTTTGGAGGAACTTCTCATCATGGATGCCACAAAGAGAGACCTCTTCTCAG TCTGCTGAAAACGATAGTAGGTTTCCTGGAGCAGGAAGAACGCTTGGTTCTGCTTCAAGTCAAACAGCATCTGCTGGCAATCCCGATTCAAGCTTACAGGCTAGACTCCTGGACAATGACAACACAACAGACCATCCATCGCCAACAGGAGAAAGTGCTACTGGCCAACAGTTGACAGATGGAAG ACAGCGGACAGTTGATAGTGCAGCTGTGCCGGTCACCAGAGTGCCGAGTCATCAG GGCTCTGCTGAAGACATACAGAAACTTGTCGCCATGGGTTTTGAAAGG ACGCAAGTGGAAGTGGCGTTGTCTGCTGCTGATGGGGATGTGAACGTAGCTGTGGAAATTCTCATGAGCCAGCAG GTATGA
- the LOC127789246 gene encoding rhomboid-like protein 15 isoform X3: protein MFNMLALVPLGSELERIMGSVRLSYVTILLATSNAIFHLLIAFLVAHNPFRSSNYLMNECAIGYSGILFSMIVIETSLSGVQSRSVFGLFNVPAQWYAWILLVVIQLLVTNVSLLGHLCGILSGFAYTYGLFNMLIPGSSFFSWIESSPWLSSCARRPKFIACTGGNTSGYIPTHTSQSLTSSGLLSGNVWRNFSSWMPQRETSSQSAENDSRFPGAGRTLGSASSQTASAGNPDSSLQARLLDNDNTTDHPSPTGESATGQQLTDGRQRTVDSAAVPVTRVPSHQGSAEDIQKLVAMGFERTQVEVALSAADGDVNVAVEILMSQQV from the exons ATGTTCAATATGTTAGCTTTGGTTCCTTTGGGATCTGAGCTTGAGAGAATTATGGGATCTGTCCGCTTGAGCTATGTGACAATTTTGCTGGCCACAAGCAATGCCATATTTCACCTTCTTATAGCTTTTTTGGTAGCTCATAATCCTTTTCGTTCTTCCAATTATCTCATGAACGAGTGTGCTATAGGCTACTCGGGGATCCTGTTCTCTATGATTGTGATAGAGACAAGTTTAAGTGGAGTTCAATCTAGAAG TGTGTTTGGACTTTTCAATGTGCCTGCTCAATG GTATGCATGGATCTTATTGGTGGTTATCCAGCTTCTTGTGACAAACGTATCCCTACTTGGACATCTCTGTGGTATTTTGTCTGGATTTGCAT ATACTTATGGGTTATTCAACATGTTAATTCCCGGGTCATCCTTTttttcatggattgaatcaTCCCCATGGCTT TCATCATGTGCTAGGAGACCGAAATTTATAGCATGCACAGGCGGGAATACTTCAGGCTACATTCCCACTCACACAAGTCAAAGTCTAACATCCAG TGGGTTGCTTTCAGGAAATGTTTGGAGGAACTTCTCATCATGGATGCCACAAAGAGAGACCTCTTCTCAG TCTGCTGAAAACGATAGTAGGTTTCCTGGAGCAGGAAGAACGCTTGGTTCTGCTTCAAGTCAAACAGCATCTGCTGGCAATCCCGATTCAAGCTTACAGGCTAGACTCCTGGACAATGACAACACAACAGACCATCCATCGCCAACAGGAGAAAGTGCTACTGGCCAACAGTTGACAGATGGAAG ACAGCGGACAGTTGATAGTGCAGCTGTGCCGGTCACCAGAGTGCCGAGTCATCAG GGCTCTGCTGAAGACATACAGAAACTTGTCGCCATGGGTTTTGAAAGG ACGCAAGTGGAAGTGGCGTTGTCTGCTGCTGATGGGGATGTGAACGTAGCTGTGGAAATTCTCATGAGCCAGCAG GTATGA
- the LOC127789246 gene encoding rhomboid-like protein 15 isoform X4 codes for MVDKNFAFAAQFIHDILLLLAIVRFGSDTYGLFNMLIPGSSFFSWIESSPWLSSCARRPKFIACTGGNTSGYIPTHTSQSLTSSGLLSGNVWRNFSSWMPQRETSSQSAENDSRFPGAGRTLGSASSQTASAGNPDSSLQARLLDNDNTTDHPSPTGESATGQQLTDGRQRTVDSAAVPVTRVPSHQGSAEDIQKLVAMGFERTQVEVALSAADGDVNVAVEILMSQQV; via the exons ATGGTAGATAAAAACTTTGCATTTGCAGCACAATTTATTCATGATATCCTGTTATTACTTGCAATTGTGCGGTTTGGTTCAG ATACTTATGGGTTATTCAACATGTTAATTCCCGGGTCATCCTTTttttcatggattgaatcaTCCCCATGGCTT TCATCATGTGCTAGGAGACCGAAATTTATAGCATGCACAGGCGGGAATACTTCAGGCTACATTCCCACTCACACAAGTCAAAGTCTAACATCCAG TGGGTTGCTTTCAGGAAATGTTTGGAGGAACTTCTCATCATGGATGCCACAAAGAGAGACCTCTTCTCAG TCTGCTGAAAACGATAGTAGGTTTCCTGGAGCAGGAAGAACGCTTGGTTCTGCTTCAAGTCAAACAGCATCTGCTGGCAATCCCGATTCAAGCTTACAGGCTAGACTCCTGGACAATGACAACACAACAGACCATCCATCGCCAACAGGAGAAAGTGCTACTGGCCAACAGTTGACAGATGGAAG ACAGCGGACAGTTGATAGTGCAGCTGTGCCGGTCACCAGAGTGCCGAGTCATCAG GGCTCTGCTGAAGACATACAGAAACTTGTCGCCATGGGTTTTGAAAGG ACGCAAGTGGAAGTGGCGTTGTCTGCTGCTGATGGGGATGTGAACGTAGCTGTGGAAATTCTCATGAGCCAGCAG GTATGA
- the LOC127788241 gene encoding uncharacterized protein LOC127788241, giving the protein MDLSERDESDSSSSHHSRSANRVTNDGRQEEGSGSSENRFDRMERILEGMLTHVTRNEPSRHTTHVLDQYRRQRPPVFRGKAEDDPCMTEYWMEQTEKLLQHLQCSDEDKVNCATFMLEEDAARWWQSAQRALQRTPSWREEKTWEFMKLKQTDEMSVTQYDVKFTQLIRYVPMYEADEWQKAQKFVGGLKVGLQQALSSWTLDTYNEALHRALSTETNLLRVSLIRSDEKKKDPKGGEHKSDGRNSKSNEPCSRCGKVHSGKQCFQGHIRCFSCGEEGHKKNDCPKNKEAPPTGNRMRITCFSCQQPGHYSSECPKRQKVEQMGKANEAQKPRPGRVFYLSKDDDDIYWTKEKGTSS; this is encoded by the exons ATGGATCTTAGCGAGCGAGATGAAAGTGACAGTAGTAGCAGTCATCATAGCCGTTCTGCGAATCGTGTCACAAACGATGGACGACAAGAGGAGGGATCAGGTTCTAGTGAGAATAGATTTGATCGAATGGAAAGAATCTTAGAAGGCATGCTGACACATGTAACGAGGAACGAGCCATCGAGGCATACAACTCATGTGTTGGATCAGTATCGCCGACAGAGACCCCCGGTGTTCAGGGGAAAAGCAGAAGACGACCCCTGCATGACAGAATACTGGATGGAGCAAACTGAGAAGCTGCTCCAACATTTGCAGTGCAGTGACGAAGATAAGGTCAATTGTGCTACATTCATGCTTGAGGAAGACGCTGCacgatggtggcaatcagcCCAGCGAGCTTTGCAAAGGACACCTAG ctggagagaagaaaagacttgggagTTCATGAAATTAAAGCAGACTGACGAGATGTCGGTGACCCAATATGACGTAAAGTTTACTCAATTGATCCGGTATGTACCTATGTACGAAGCCGATGAGTGGCAGAAAGCCCAGAAATTTGTGGGTGGATTGAAAGTAGGACTGCAGCAAGCTCTTAGCTCGTGGACTTTGGACACCTACAATGAGGCATTGCATAGAGCTTTATCCACTGAGACTAATCTACTACGAGTTAGTTTGATTCGATcggatgagaagaagaaagatccgAAAGGTGGGGAGCATAAATCAGATGGAAGGAACTCCAAAAGCAATGAGCCATGTTCTCGATGTGGCAAGGTACACTCCGGGAAACAATGTTTCCAAGGACATATTCGATGTTTTTCGTGTGGTGAAGAAGGACACAAGAAAAATGATTGTCCTAAGAATAAAGAGGCACCACCAACCGGGAATCGAATGAGGATTACATGTTTTTCGTGTCAACAACCTGGTCACTACTCGAGCGAATGTCCAAAGAGGCAGAAGGTGGAACAAATGGGAAAAGCAAACGAGGCTCAAAAACCTCGCCCTGGACGAGTTTTCTACCTGTCAAAGGATGACGACGATATCTACTGGACAAAAGAGAAAGGTACGTCGAGTTAA